A region of Lycium barbarum isolate Lr01 chromosome 3, ASM1917538v2, whole genome shotgun sequence DNA encodes the following proteins:
- the LOC132631136 gene encoding uncharacterized protein LOC132631136 — MAFVLVAGKSTKSQIVAIADAASLYCAMVILGLLLISSVKDNYSTDGAVIRGNHFFNRPCDEIYVVGEGETLHTISDKCGDPYIVERNPHIHDPDDVFPGLVIKITPRNRS, encoded by the coding sequence ATGGCTTTCGTTCTAGTAGCAGGAAAATCCACAAAATCACAAATAGTAGCCATAGCAGATGCAGCTTCTTTGTACTGTGCTATGGTTATATTAGGTCTGCTTTTAATTAGCTCAGTGAAAGATAATTATTCAACAGATGGAGCTGTGATTAGAGGGAACCACTTCTTTAACCGGCCATGTGATGAAATTTATGTTGTTGGAGAAGGTGAAACGTTACATACAATAAGTGACAAGTGTGGTGATCCTTATATTGTTGAGAGGAATCCACATATTCATGATCCTGATGATGTTTTTCCTGGTCTTGTCATCAAGATCACTCCTAGGAACAGATCATAG
- the LOC132631137 gene encoding uncharacterized protein LOC132631137, whose translation MHTKYKFFLIGLIEPFQQAYKLESYRRRLGIKTALSNVSGKIWAFIDEEYEVTVLMDTNQQLTLKLFNWDTHLDIIVTLVYAKCDRIDRIGLWDSMYNLASDMNLPWLVGGDFNVIVDEEEKYGGLPVTLNKVEDFRHCIRTCNLSDLGYKGSIFTWWNGRAADECVFKRLDRCLGNFELQQQFPGLEVSHLIKLGSDHSPLLVECKQEVQQFKKSFKFLNFWTKHAEFLQVVKDNWKTDVVANSFMTFNVKLKKLKRVLSQWSKTTYGDFFQTITNLEEVIKTHEALFEAYPSHANREKLQKVQAEITRALHIEEEYWKQKSGMTWFQEGDKNSKFFHAYVKGRRKLLQLKRIQNYQGQWLETEQEIAEEAVRFY comes from the coding sequence ATGCATACAAAATATAAGTTCTTTCTTATAGGCTTGATTGAACCATTTCAACAGGCTTATAAGTTAGAATCTTATAGGAGAAGGCTTGGAATTAAGACTGCTCTGAGCAATGTATCTGGAAAAATATGGGCTTTCATTGATGAGGAGTATGAAGTCACAGTGTTAATGGACACTAATCAGCAGCTTACCTTGAAATTATTCAATTGGGATACTCATCTTGATATAATAGTCACTTTAGTTTATGCTAAGTGTGACAGAATTGATAGAATTGGATTGTGGGATTCCATGTATAATCTTGCATCAGACATGAATCTTCCTTGGCTTGTTGgtggagatttcaatgtcattGTAGATGAGGAAGAGAAATATGGTGGCCTACCTGTCACCTTGAATAAAGTGGAGGATTTCAGACACTGTATTCGGACGTGTAACCTTAGTGACTTGGGTTATAAAGGAAGCATCttcacctggtggaatggaaGGGCTGCAGATGAATGTGTGTTCAAAAGATTAGATAGATGCCTGGGAAATTTTGAACTTCAACAGCAATTTCCAGGCCTGGAAGTTAGTCACTTAATTAAGCTGGGGTCTGATCATTCCCCACTTTTGGTAGAGTGTAAACAGGAGGTTCAACAATTTAAGAAATCCTTTAAATTCTTAAATTTTTGGACAAAACATGCAGAGTTTCTACAGGTTGTGAAGGATAATTGGAAAACAGATGTGGTGGCTAATTCTTTCATGACCTTTAATGTCAAGCTTAAGAAGTTGAAGAGGGTGTTGTCTCAGTGGAGTAAAACAACTTATGGTGACTTTTTCCAGACTATCACTAATCTTGAAGAAGTCATCAAAACCCATGAGGCACTGTTTGAGGCATATCCTTCTCATGCCAATAGGGAGAAACTTCAAAAAGTGCAAGCTGAGATAACAAGAGCATTGCATATAGAGGAGGAATACTGGAAGCAAAAATCTGGCATGACCTGGTTCCAAGAAGGTGATAAAAATTCTAAATTCTTTCATGCATATGTTAAAGGAAGGAGGAAACTGCTGCAGTTGAAAAGAATACAGAACTATCAGGGTCAATGGCTTGAGACTGAACAGGAAATTGCTGAGGAGGCTGTTAGGTTCTACTAA